The proteins below come from a single Mesobacillus jeotgali genomic window:
- a CDS encoding S9 family peptidase, with product MEKRFIKAEDLFELKSVTDPQFSPDGKKCVFVQTEMLESKNDYVSNLYIIDIEEGGEPKQWTYGENRNHSPRWSPDGTKLAFVSNRSGKNQIFVLDSAGGEAKQATDFKNGANGPVWSPDGERIACSVSLKPDEDLLEKAEDKKDDKKLEPFVAEEMKYKSDAAGFWDGRYKQTVIVNLADGKAELVAKGEVDYHVQCWSPDGKSLVLSADESPERDFSFKSDLWLMDIETGKKTKLTNGTGYFGNAVFSPDGKYLGYTGHEREFENATLTQLWVQNLETGSLQCVTENMDILVGDAVAADFHQGAHSPGLIWGEDGTSFYFLASDQGNTVLYFANLDGEVYPALLDQQHVYGYTLDRKNQRIIAAISTPVQPGELFELEVTTGEMKKLTSINEKVLESVTLSKPEPITFEASDGTPLHGWIMKPAGYEEGKKYPLILEVHGGPHAMYANSYFNEFQVLAAEGYGVLYINPRGSHGYGQQFVNAVRGDYGGGDYQDVMDAIDYALENYDFIDKDRLGVTGGSYGGFMTNWIVGHTDRFKAAVTQRSISNWISFYGVSDIGYYFTEWQIQADLSDLETLWKHSPIAYVDKINTPLLILHSEKDYRCPIEQAEQLFIALKRQGKETKFIRFPESNHELSRSGKPNLRLSRLASIVDWFNSHL from the coding sequence ATGGAAAAAAGATTTATCAAAGCAGAGGATTTATTTGAATTAAAGTCCGTTACTGACCCTCAGTTTTCACCTGATGGAAAGAAGTGTGTGTTTGTACAGACAGAGATGCTGGAGAGTAAAAATGATTATGTCTCTAATTTATACATAATTGACATTGAAGAAGGCGGAGAGCCGAAGCAATGGACTTACGGTGAAAACCGCAACCATTCCCCAAGGTGGTCACCGGACGGAACGAAGCTGGCTTTCGTATCTAACCGCAGCGGCAAGAACCAGATATTCGTACTGGATTCTGCAGGCGGGGAGGCAAAGCAGGCAACTGATTTCAAGAATGGTGCGAATGGACCAGTCTGGTCTCCGGATGGAGAGAGAATCGCCTGTTCCGTATCCTTGAAGCCTGATGAGGATTTGCTCGAAAAAGCAGAAGATAAGAAAGACGACAAGAAGCTGGAACCGTTCGTAGCTGAGGAAATGAAATATAAATCAGATGCAGCTGGTTTCTGGGACGGAAGATACAAGCAGACAGTCATCGTCAATCTTGCAGATGGCAAAGCGGAGCTTGTGGCAAAAGGTGAAGTGGACTATCACGTGCAATGCTGGTCTCCTGATGGTAAAAGCCTTGTATTGTCGGCAGATGAGTCACCTGAACGTGATTTCTCTTTTAAAAGTGATCTATGGCTGATGGACATTGAGACAGGTAAGAAAACGAAACTGACAAACGGCACGGGTTATTTCGGGAATGCTGTCTTCTCTCCTGACGGAAAGTATCTTGGCTACACGGGGCATGAGCGAGAGTTTGAGAACGCAACGTTAACTCAGCTTTGGGTACAGAATTTGGAGACTGGAAGCCTCCAATGCGTCACAGAAAACATGGATATCCTTGTGGGGGACGCAGTTGCTGCGGACTTCCACCAGGGAGCGCATAGCCCGGGGTTGATCTGGGGCGAAGATGGCACTAGCTTTTACTTCCTTGCCAGCGACCAGGGAAACACCGTGTTATATTTTGCGAATCTTGATGGCGAAGTATATCCGGCACTTCTTGACCAGCAGCATGTTTATGGGTACACTCTTGACCGTAAAAACCAGAGAATCATTGCAGCCATCAGCACTCCGGTGCAGCCGGGAGAATTGTTCGAGCTTGAAGTAACCACTGGGGAAATGAAAAAACTGACGTCCATCAATGAAAAGGTCCTGGAGTCTGTCACTTTATCGAAGCCAGAGCCAATTACTTTCGAAGCAAGTGACGGCACCCCTCTGCATGGCTGGATCATGAAGCCGGCCGGGTATGAAGAAGGAAAGAAATATCCGCTGATTCTTGAAGTACACGGAGGACCGCACGCTATGTATGCGAACTCATACTTCAATGAATTTCAGGTCCTGGCGGCTGAGGGCTACGGAGTTCTCTATATCAATCCACGCGGCAGCCATGGTTACGGGCAGCAATTCGTCAATGCTGTACGCGGTGATTATGGCGGCGGAGACTACCAGGATGTGATGGATGCTATTGATTACGCGCTGGAAAACTACGATTTCATTGACAAAGATCGATTGGGCGTGACAGGCGGGAGCTATGGCGGATTCATGACAAACTGGATTGTCGGGCATACGGACAGATTCAAGGCAGCAGTTACTCAGCGTTCGATTTCAAACTGGATCAGCTTTTATGGCGTCAGTGACATCGGCTACTATTTTACAGAGTGGCAGATTCAGGCTGATCTCAGCGATTTGGAAACATTGTGGAAACATTCACCTATCGCCTATGTGGATAAAATCAATACACCATTATTGATTCTTCATAGTGAAAAGGACTATCGCTGTCCAATTGAACAGGCAGAGCAGCTTTTCATCGCCTTGAAAAGACAAGGGAAGGAAACAAAGTTCATCCGCTTCCCTGAATCCAACCATGAGCTTTCAAGAAGCGGAAAGCCTAATCTGCGCCTGAGCAGGCTGGCGTCCATTGTTGATTGGTTCAATAGCCATCTGTAA
- a CDS encoding LCP family protein: MRSDRHQHKKRKKKVRWSGIFLLLFLLVGAAALYSYMQYRSGVNDSEKAAEESKQEYHFNGESDRNGLTNILLIGSDARGKETSRSDTIMIASYNPDTESYKLTSIMRDTYVEIPGHGNNKINSAFALGGPELLRQTIKENFDVSLQYYSIVDFEGFVRLVDEAFPEGVEVNVEKRMSEGIGVTLEPGVQRLDGKHLLGYVRFRQDAVGDFGRVERQQNVIKEVGKQFASIQTLPKLPKLVGVLTPFVNTNMDTGDIIFMGKGLISKDNRNIETMRIPVEGSFENQRVSGAGAVLVIDFEENRTALQDFLTK, encoded by the coding sequence ATGAGATCTGATAGGCACCAACACAAGAAAAGAAAAAAGAAAGTCAGGTGGTCAGGCATTTTTCTGCTGTTATTCCTTCTGGTCGGAGCTGCAGCGCTATATTCCTATATGCAGTACCGTTCCGGCGTGAATGATTCAGAAAAGGCAGCGGAAGAAAGCAAGCAGGAGTACCATTTCAATGGCGAGAGCGACCGCAATGGCTTGACGAATATCCTGCTGATTGGCAGTGATGCAAGAGGGAAGGAAACTTCGCGCTCAGATACAATTATGATCGCCAGCTATAATCCAGATACAGAGTCTTATAAATTGACCTCAATCATGAGAGATACGTATGTGGAGATCCCGGGACACGGAAACAATAAAATCAACTCTGCCTTTGCGCTCGGCGGGCCGGAATTATTACGGCAGACAATAAAAGAGAACTTTGATGTCAGCCTTCAGTATTATTCAATCGTTGATTTTGAAGGGTTTGTCCGTCTGGTTGATGAAGCATTCCCTGAAGGTGTTGAAGTCAATGTTGAAAAGAGAATGTCCGAGGGAATTGGTGTCACACTGGAACCAGGTGTCCAGAGACTGGATGGGAAGCATTTGCTTGGCTATGTCCGATTCCGCCAGGATGCAGTCGGTGACTTTGGCCGTGTTGAACGCCAGCAAAATGTCATTAAGGAAGTCGGAAAGCAGTTCGCCAGCATCCAGACATTGCCGAAACTCCCTAAATTGGTAGGAGTCCTGACACCGTTTGTCAATACCAATATGGATACAGGTGATATCATATTTATGGGAAAAGGGCTGATTTCAAAAGACAATCGGAATATCGAAACAATGAGGATACCTGTAGAAGGTTCATTCGAAAATCAGAGGGTGAGCGGTGCAGGAGCAGTTTTGGTAATAGACTTTGAAGAGAACAGGACCGCGCTCCAGGACTTTCTAACTAAATAG
- a CDS encoding TVP38/TMEM64 family protein, with protein sequence MDVELMKEWFTIENIMDLLNQYRSFGPIPGILLPLLEAFLPFLPLFLFVMANANAFGLWLGFLFSWTGAVLGALLVFLIFRRYGQGRILRFLQRHPKVQKGMNWIERHGFGPIFLMLCFPFTPSALVNIVAGLSKISMAQYMLAVITGKMVMIFTISFVGYDIRSLITNPARTAIVLAVIAILWYIGKRIEVKMNMSVGKDDND encoded by the coding sequence ATGGATGTAGAACTGATGAAAGAATGGTTTACAATAGAAAACATTATGGATTTGCTCAATCAATACCGCTCTTTTGGGCCGATCCCCGGCATTCTTCTGCCCTTGCTTGAGGCGTTTTTGCCGTTCCTGCCATTGTTCTTATTTGTCATGGCGAATGCGAACGCATTTGGGTTGTGGCTTGGGTTTCTCTTTTCCTGGACTGGCGCCGTTCTCGGAGCTTTGCTCGTTTTCTTGATTTTTCGCAGGTACGGCCAGGGAAGAATACTTAGGTTCTTGCAGCGCCATCCTAAAGTCCAGAAGGGGATGAATTGGATAGAACGCCATGGTTTTGGCCCGATCTTCCTGATGCTGTGCTTCCCTTTCACTCCATCTGCACTCGTCAATATTGTTGCAGGGCTTTCGAAAATCAGTATGGCCCAGTATATGCTTGCAGTGATAACTGGGAAAATGGTGATGATATTTACAATCAGTTTCGTAGGATATGATATTCGTTCATTGATTACCAATCCTGCGCGAACTGCCATCGTTCTGGCTGTAATCGCCATTCTTTGGTATATCGGCAAAAGAATTGAAGTAAAGATGAATATGAGTGTTGGAAAAGACGATAATGACTGA
- the lepB gene encoding signal peptidase I has protein sequence MLQIMKREGLEWIKAFALGMIIFVFIRIFFFSNYVVEGESMLPTLEDGNKVVVNKLGYETEDLERFDVIVFHANEEEDYVKRVIGLPGEKVEYREDMLFINGKKVNEPFLKQYREQSPGGYFTGDFTIEDLTGVERVPEGKLFVLGDNRLGSWDSRQIGFISEDQVVGKVNLRYWPLEEMDVSF, from the coding sequence ATGTTACAAATCATGAAAAGGGAAGGTCTTGAATGGATTAAGGCTTTTGCTCTCGGAATGATCATATTTGTCTTTATCAGGATTTTCTTTTTTTCCAATTATGTAGTTGAAGGGGAATCCATGCTTCCGACTCTGGAGGACGGGAATAAAGTCGTTGTCAATAAGCTGGGATATGAGACGGAAGATCTTGAAAGGTTTGACGTGATCGTATTCCATGCGAATGAGGAAGAAGATTATGTGAAGCGGGTCATCGGCCTGCCAGGAGAAAAAGTAGAATATCGGGAGGATATGTTATTCATCAATGGCAAAAAAGTGAATGAGCCTTTTTTGAAGCAGTACCGCGAACAATCCCCTGGAGGCTACTTTACGGGCGATTTTACCATTGAGGACTTGACCGGGGTTGAAAGAGTGCCTGAAGGAAAGTTGTTTGTACTCGGAGATAACCGCCTTGGAAGCTGGGACAGCAGGCAGATAGGCTTCATTTCGGAAGATCAGGTCGTTGGCAAGGTTAATCTTAGATATTGGCCGCTCGAAGAAATGGATGTATCGTTCTGA
- a CDS encoding BTAD domain-containing putative transcriptional regulator — protein sequence MQGTLPLIKTKLIVPGLQEQWIRRAKLSRKMKAVSEKPLTIIQAGAGYGKSTALALHVKDQKQSCCWYTITSSDDDILPFLSYLTASIQTLFPDFGHELIPYMKKMDRYIREEELGMLSSLFINEILQIPDQIIIILDDFHAIEHSYHINVWMEKLLEHMPGHLHLVISTRTKPGWKVLAKMRAKNGLNEISKADLIFGKEEIELLLSDHYQMTISDEQVDQLYHITEGWVIAIGMIAQQLPHLHSLDQLLAEPAKSLEDLFQYLVYEVFSKQPPMIQQFLEQTSIFEEISTDVCDHILGMNGSIQMLQQLTVKNLFIQEIGESQFRYHALFREFLENRLITSQPEQYKVLMMNSAYYFEKKGQWEEALYCYEKIGQYQAAAAIMDEQGMELLEMGKLENLQERLARIPLEDKSRYCSLLFLEGEVYRYRSLYKQAEACYEQAIQTADTMGNAEWKSKALEGKAKIYLDTIQPLKAERILAQAIELREAAMLDAAAEETGRLYRLLAENLINSGQALKAEKWIERARSMGVHIEDGNLEARLYLRTGRFEETRRILSYAKKNGHLDEKQHLPQSHRETDLLLALIEAFTGNGVQAKTLSQSGIQYGIDIQAPFVEACGWIRMGHAVQLIEQYDLALAEKCYETALDIMGRLSIERGKAEPLMGLCILYGSRREYERAAEAGRKALLETEQVKDVWLSALITLCLAIASIYNDRHKEASENLLKAEGLISQCGDEYGRMLLAFWKSYYYFSLNDEQEFRTAFSSFLKWMKTGGYEFFLKKRTTFGPRDLQVFAPMLIQAVKHSIMPGYAEKLLEDLKISRLSAHPGYTLRVQTLGQFRLWLGDREVEDRDWQRGKAKELFQLFLTKRSQFLMKEDIFQILWPVHEEKSADRDFKVALNALNNVLEPARKARSTPFFIIREGTGYGINPQAAIELDSRIFEEWAEAGLEEKNTEKSMEELERALNLYNGDYLPERRYEDWCLNERERLLVYFLRSAEKLAQLNVRRENYDSAIHWCQKILHRDRTWEEAYRLLMFCYYRKNNRPQAMRWYKKCSEVLEEELGVTPLEPTKHMYEMIIEGHNQ from the coding sequence ATGCAGGGAACATTGCCATTGATCAAAACAAAATTGATTGTTCCTGGCTTACAGGAACAATGGATAAGGCGGGCAAAATTATCGAGGAAAATGAAAGCGGTTTCCGAAAAGCCGCTGACCATCATCCAGGCAGGCGCAGGTTATGGCAAGAGCACGGCTCTGGCATTGCATGTCAAAGATCAGAAACAGTCATGCTGCTGGTATACAATTACTTCTTCCGATGATGATATTCTTCCGTTTCTTTCCTATTTGACAGCCTCGATTCAAACCTTGTTCCCGGATTTTGGCCACGAGTTAATACCATATATGAAAAAAATGGACCGTTATATTAGGGAAGAGGAACTAGGAATGCTCTCTTCACTTTTCATCAATGAGATTCTTCAAATACCAGATCAGATTATTATCATCCTTGATGATTTCCACGCGATCGAACATTCCTATCATATCAATGTCTGGATGGAAAAACTGCTGGAGCATATGCCGGGCCACCTCCATCTTGTGATATCCACCAGGACAAAGCCAGGCTGGAAAGTACTTGCTAAGATGAGGGCGAAAAATGGATTAAATGAAATTTCGAAGGCAGATTTGATTTTCGGCAAAGAAGAAATTGAGCTGCTCCTTTCGGATCATTATCAGATGACTATTAGTGACGAACAGGTTGACCAGCTGTATCACATTACAGAAGGCTGGGTCATCGCTATTGGAATGATCGCTCAGCAGCTGCCGCATCTTCATAGCCTTGACCAGCTCCTGGCAGAGCCTGCTAAGTCGCTTGAGGATCTTTTTCAATACTTGGTTTATGAAGTGTTTTCGAAACAGCCCCCAATGATCCAGCAGTTTCTTGAACAGACAAGCATCTTTGAAGAAATAAGCACAGATGTATGTGACCATATCCTCGGTATGAACGGTTCCATCCAGATGCTGCAGCAGCTGACTGTGAAAAACCTGTTCATTCAAGAGATTGGCGAGAGCCAGTTCAGGTATCATGCACTTTTCCGCGAGTTCCTCGAGAACAGACTGATCACAAGCCAGCCTGAACAGTACAAAGTTTTAATGATGAACAGTGCCTATTATTTTGAAAAAAAAGGGCAGTGGGAAGAGGCATTATACTGCTATGAGAAAATTGGCCAATATCAGGCAGCTGCAGCGATTATGGATGAACAGGGGATGGAGCTTCTCGAAATGGGCAAGCTCGAGAATCTGCAGGAGCGGCTGGCAAGAATCCCGCTGGAAGATAAAAGCCGCTATTGTTCACTTTTATTTCTTGAAGGCGAAGTGTACCGTTACCGCTCATTGTACAAGCAAGCAGAAGCGTGTTATGAACAGGCAATCCAGACAGCTGACACAATGGGAAATGCGGAATGGAAAAGCAAGGCACTTGAAGGCAAAGCGAAAATCTATCTTGATACAATCCAGCCGCTTAAGGCTGAACGCATTTTAGCTCAGGCTATTGAGCTTCGGGAAGCGGCGATGCTTGATGCTGCCGCGGAGGAAACGGGGAGGCTCTATCGCCTTCTTGCTGAAAACCTGATCAATTCCGGGCAGGCTTTGAAGGCGGAAAAATGGATAGAACGAGCAAGGTCGATGGGTGTCCATATTGAGGATGGAAACCTGGAAGCCCGGCTATACTTGAGGACCGGCCGATTTGAAGAAACGAGAAGGATTTTAAGTTATGCTAAGAAAAATGGCCATCTGGATGAAAAGCAGCATTTACCGCAATCGCATAGGGAAACGGATTTGCTGCTGGCATTGATTGAGGCTTTTACGGGCAATGGCGTGCAGGCAAAGACATTGTCTCAATCAGGGATACAGTATGGGATTGATATCCAGGCTCCGTTTGTGGAGGCTTGTGGATGGATTCGGATGGGCCATGCAGTCCAGCTGATTGAACAATATGATCTGGCTCTGGCAGAAAAATGCTATGAAACGGCACTTGATATCATGGGGCGTCTAAGCATCGAAAGAGGGAAGGCCGAACCGCTGATGGGCCTGTGCATTCTCTATGGATCAAGGCGTGAATATGAAAGGGCAGCCGAGGCTGGAAGGAAGGCACTGCTCGAAACAGAACAGGTGAAGGATGTTTGGCTGTCAGCCCTCATTACCTTATGTCTGGCCATTGCGTCCATCTACAATGACAGGCACAAGGAGGCATCCGAGAACCTTCTCAAAGCAGAGGGACTGATCAGTCAGTGTGGCGATGAATATGGCAGGATGCTGCTTGCGTTTTGGAAGTCCTATTATTATTTCTCATTAAATGACGAGCAGGAGTTCAGAACAGCATTTTCAAGCTTTTTAAAATGGATGAAGACAGGAGGATATGAATTTTTCCTGAAAAAGCGGACGACTTTTGGTCCTCGGGATTTACAAGTTTTCGCACCGATGCTCATTCAAGCCGTAAAACACTCGATCATGCCCGGATATGCAGAGAAGCTGCTAGAGGATTTGAAAATTTCGCGCTTAAGTGCCCATCCTGGCTACACACTAAGAGTCCAAACGCTTGGTCAATTCAGGCTCTGGCTTGGAGACCGGGAAGTGGAGGACAGGGATTGGCAGAGGGGGAAAGCGAAAGAGCTTTTCCAGCTATTCTTGACGAAGAGAAGCCAGTTCCTGATGAAGGAGGACATTTTCCAGATTCTATGGCCAGTCCATGAGGAAAAGAGTGCAGACAGAGATTTTAAAGTTGCTCTGAATGCCTTGAATAATGTACTGGAGCCTGCCCGCAAGGCGAGATCCACCCCGTTTTTCATTATCAGGGAGGGAACAGGCTACGGAATTAACCCTCAGGCAGCAATTGAACTGGATTCCCGTATTTTTGAAGAATGGGCAGAAGCCGGGCTTGAAGAAAAGAACACCGAAAAATCTATGGAGGAATTAGAACGTGCCTTGAATTTATATAACGGGGATTATCTTCCTGAAAGAAGGTATGAGGACTGGTGCCTCAATGAGCGTGAACGGCTGCTTGTTTACTTTTTGCGAAGTGCGGAAAAGCTCGCTCAGCTTAATGTAAGGCGTGAAAACTATGACTCTGCCATTCATTGGTGCCAAAAAATCCTCCATAGGGACAGGACATGGGAGGAAGCCTACCGATTGCTGATGTTTTGTTATTATCGGAAGAACAATCGCCCGCAGGCAATGCGATGGTATAAAAAATGCAGTGAAGTGCTGGAGGAGGAACTGGGAGTGACTCCGCTGGAACCAACTAAGCATATGTATGAGATGATCATTGAAGGACATAATCAATAG
- a CDS encoding VOC family protein, with amino-acid sequence METKRQIHSSLKVLLVSDLEKSKKFYSDVLGCEVTDWWAIRDGFSGLAIKLLQAGVTKDVRPNPPATGERQGFDLYCYVEDWNSLDELYHEFKEKGAQMAIEPWVDENNGPWKEFAIKDPDGYCIAFGGTDGF; translated from the coding sequence ATGGAGACCAAAAGACAGATTCACAGTTCATTAAAAGTTTTATTGGTATCAGACCTGGAAAAATCAAAGAAGTTTTACAGTGATGTATTAGGCTGTGAGGTGACAGACTGGTGGGCAATCCGTGATGGATTTTCAGGACTGGCAATAAAATTGCTGCAAGCAGGCGTTACGAAAGATGTGAGGCCAAATCCGCCGGCAACAGGTGAAAGACAAGGGTTCGACCTATATTGTTATGTTGAAGACTGGAATTCGCTTGATGAGTTATACCATGAATTCAAGGAAAAGGGGGCGCAAATGGCCATTGAGCCATGGGTTGATGAAAATAATGGCCCGTGGAAGGAGTTTGCCATCAAAGACCCTGATGGCTACTGCATTGCATTTGGCGGGACAGACGGCTTTTGA
- a CDS encoding DUF3949 domain-containing protein gives MGSVFLIIIILFIVPWIITTIIMTPFQYRYIKKMEEVKIERNLTQGRMYEEMPVHEEILHMNLQSNLLFIPANIIAGMIYKYRHR, from the coding sequence ATGGGTTCCGTATTTTTAATTATTATTATCCTTTTCATAGTGCCATGGATCATCACCACCATCATCATGACGCCGTTCCAGTACAGATACATTAAAAAAATGGAAGAGGTAAAGATAGAACGAAACTTAACACAGGGAAGAATGTATGAGGAAATGCCTGTCCATGAAGAAATCCTTCATATGAACCTGCAATCGAATCTTTTGTTCATTCCGGCAAATATCATTGCAGGGATGATTTATAAGTACCGGCATAGGTAA
- a CDS encoding substrate-binding domain-containing protein gives MLILVLLFTSACSGSGTEKSGGTEGKEGKDEPKNTETIKIGVLASQTGGLEAYGKQTLRGFELGLEYATDGTNEVAGRKIEFIVEDTETKPEVAVQKATKLLEEDEVDFLVGSSSSGDTLAVLPLAEEYEKIMIVEPAVADSITGSEFNEYIFRTARNSSQDAVAGAAAIAKDGVKIATLAPDYSFGRDGVAAFKEAAEKLGAEIIHEEYADPAATDFTSNIQKIIDQKPDYLFVVWAGANSPWNQISDMKVQEKGIKISTGAPDIAALATMEPLVGMEGFTVYYHDLPQNDINKWLVDEHKKRFNGELPDLFTPGGMTAAMAIVEALKKTEGDTDSKKLIETMEGMSFDSPKGKMTFREEDHQALQALYAIKLEKKDGVDYPVPVLIRELSPEETAPPIRN, from the coding sequence ATGCTCATTTTGGTCCTGTTGTTTACAAGTGCCTGCAGTGGATCGGGGACAGAGAAGTCAGGCGGTACGGAAGGAAAAGAAGGAAAAGATGAACCGAAGAACACGGAAACAATTAAGATTGGTGTGCTGGCTTCGCAAACAGGCGGACTTGAAGCATATGGGAAGCAGACACTACGCGGGTTCGAGCTAGGGCTAGAATACGCAACTGACGGAACGAATGAAGTAGCGGGCCGAAAAATCGAATTCATCGTTGAAGATACGGAAACCAAACCTGAGGTAGCAGTCCAGAAAGCGACGAAGCTGCTTGAAGAAGATGAAGTAGACTTCCTGGTCGGGTCTTCAAGCTCGGGTGACACGCTTGCAGTCCTGCCATTGGCTGAGGAATATGAAAAAATCATGATCGTCGAGCCGGCTGTAGCTGACAGCATTACTGGCTCTGAATTCAATGAATATATTTTCCGCACGGCGCGTAACTCTTCCCAGGATGCTGTTGCGGGTGCCGCTGCCATTGCCAAGGATGGTGTAAAGATCGCGACTCTGGCTCCGGATTATTCGTTTGGCCGCGATGGCGTCGCAGCGTTCAAGGAAGCAGCAGAAAAACTTGGTGCAGAAATCATCCATGAAGAATATGCAGATCCAGCTGCAACTGACTTTACTTCCAACATCCAGAAAATCATCGACCAGAAACCGGATTACTTATTTGTCGTCTGGGCCGGTGCGAATTCACCATGGAACCAGATTTCAGATATGAAGGTACAGGAAAAAGGAATCAAAATCTCAACGGGTGCTCCTGATATCGCAGCGCTGGCAACGATGGAACCTCTTGTCGGCATGGAAGGCTTCACAGTCTATTATCATGACCTTCCGCAAAATGACATCAATAAGTGGCTTGTTGACGAACATAAAAAACGCTTCAACGGTGAGCTGCCAGATCTATTTACACCAGGAGGCATGACAGCCGCGATGGCGATTGTCGAAGCATTGAAGAAAACTGAGGGTGACACGGATTCCAAGAAATTAATCGAAACCATGGAGGGAATGAGCTTTGATTCTCCAAAAGGCAAAATGACCTTCCGGGAAGAAGACCATCAGGCACTCCAGGCATTATACGCTATCAAATTGGAAAAAAAGGATGGAGTCGACTATCCAGTCCCAGTCCTGATTCGTGAGCTCTCTCCTGAAGAAACAGCTCCGCCGATAAGGAATTAA
- a CDS encoding ABC transporter ATP-binding protein yields MTAIIETKDLSIKFGGHTAVDSVSISVSHNHFKSIIGPNGAGKTTFFNLLSGQLMPTNGQVMYKGNDITKLSPTKRTRAGIGRSFQITNVFPNLTVMENVRLAVQSHEGVRFQMLRHFRSFKKFEEQAEEWLKLVLLDGKKDALARNLAHGEKRKLEIAMLLALNTEVLLLDEPTAGMSLEEVPAILEVIRKIKERGDRTIVLIEHKMDMIMDLSDSIMVLFNGALLADGTPEEIMKNETVQSAYLGGLHSEHAAEA; encoded by the coding sequence ATGACGGCAATTATCGAGACGAAAGACCTTAGCATTAAATTTGGCGGCCATACTGCGGTAGATTCTGTCAGCATCTCTGTGTCGCACAATCATTTCAAATCCATTATCGGTCCGAACGGTGCCGGAAAAACGACATTCTTTAACCTGTTAAGCGGGCAGCTCATGCCGACGAACGGACAGGTCATGTATAAAGGCAATGACATCACAAAGCTTTCCCCGACCAAAAGGACAAGGGCCGGAATCGGGCGGTCCTTCCAGATCACCAATGTCTTCCCAAATTTGACGGTGATGGAGAATGTCCGTCTTGCAGTCCAGTCCCATGAAGGAGTCCGCTTTCAGATGCTGAGGCATTTCCGTTCTTTTAAAAAGTTCGAAGAGCAGGCAGAAGAGTGGCTCAAGCTTGTCTTGCTTGATGGCAAGAAGGATGCGCTTGCGAGGAATCTTGCACACGGAGAGAAAAGGAAGCTGGAGATTGCGATGCTGCTGGCTTTGAATACCGAGGTGCTGCTGCTGGATGAACCGACAGCAGGCATGTCACTGGAAGAGGTTCCGGCAATCCTGGAGGTAATCAGGAAGATCAAGGAGCGCGGAGACCGGACGATTGTTTTGATTGAACACAAGATGGATATGATCATGGACCTTTCGGATTCGATCATGGTTTTGTTCAATGGTGCTCTGCTCGCCGATGGAACGCCTGAGGAAATCATGAAAAATGAAACGGTACAGTCTGCATATTTGGGAGGTTTGCATAGTGAACACGCTGCTGAAGCTTGA
- a CDS encoding ABC transporter ATP-binding protein, producing MNTLLKLDQVETFIGQYHILQGISFVVPKGEVTVLLGRNGAGKTTTLRTIMGLNPAAKGSVQFKGEEIKSLPTFTIANKGIGYVPEDQGIFAGLTVEENIKVAVKKENDETRQRLDWILELFPDLKKFWKKPGGLLSGGQKQMLSIARAYVNENELLLIDEPSKGLAPIIVEKVMESIQQMKDKTTIILVEQNFMMASSIGDSFYIIDDGRTVSNGSMNLLREDEEMRRKYLGIA from the coding sequence GTGAACACGCTGCTGAAGCTTGACCAGGTTGAGACATTCATCGGCCAGTATCACATCCTTCAAGGTATCTCATTTGTAGTGCCGAAAGGGGAGGTTACGGTACTGCTGGGAAGGAATGGAGCCGGGAAAACAACGACACTGCGAACGATCATGGGATTGAATCCGGCTGCTAAAGGTTCGGTTCAATTTAAAGGAGAAGAAATCAAGAGTCTGCCGACTTTTACGATTGCAAATAAGGGAATTGGATATGTGCCCGAAGACCAGGGAATTTTTGCCGGCCTTACAGTCGAAGAGAATATCAAAGTGGCGGTAAAAAAAGAGAATGATGAAACCCGGCAGCGGTTGGACTGGATTCTGGAGCTTTTTCCTGACTTGAAAAAATTCTGGAAAAAACCGGGCGGGCTTTTGAGCGGCGGTCAGAAGCAGATGCTTTCGATCGCAAGAGCCTATGTCAATGAGAATGAACTGCTCTTGATCGATGAACCTAGCAAAGGCCTTGCTCCGATCATCGTTGAGAAAGTAATGGAGTCCATCCAGCAAATGAAGGATAAGACAACAATCATCCTTGTTGAACAAAATTTCATGATGGCCAGCAGTATTGGCGACAGCTTTTACATTATCGATGATGGAAGGACAGTTTCAAACGGCTCGATGAATCTCCTTCGTGAGGACGAAGAAATGAGACGGAAATATCTCGGCATTGCGTAG